Below is a genomic region from Tepidiforma bonchosmolovskayae.
GACGATGCACCTCGGCTACCGGCGGGCGGGGCTGGCCGGGCTGTGGGCCGGGGGGCTGCTCTTTCTGCTGCCGGCGGTCGTCATCGTGACCGTGCTCGCCTGGGCGTATGTGCGCTACGGTTCGACGCCGGCGGGCGAAGGGGTGCTGCTGGGGGCGCAGCCGGTGGTGCTGGCGATCATCCTGCAGGCCGCCTGGGGGCTGACGGGCGCGGCCTTCCGCGGGCTGGAGTCGTTCGGGGTCGTCGTCGGCGTGCTGCTCCTGGCGCTGGCCGGCGTCAGCGAAGTCGTGCTCGTGCTGGGCGCCGGGGTGTTCACGGCGCTGCTCTGGTGGTTCATCCGGCTGCTGGCCCGGTCGAGCCGGCGGTCGCTGCCGGAGCTGCCGCGGGCGGGCCAGCACCCGTGGGCGCTGCCGCGTCCACGCCGCGGCCGGAGTGACCGCCAGCGTGCGTGGCTGCCGCTCGCGCCGGCGGGCCCGGCGGCTGTTTCCGCTGCGGCCGGCGCGGCGGGCGCGACCACGGCCGGCATCTTCCTCGGCTTCCTGAAGATCGGCGCGGTGCTCTACGGCAGCGGGTATGTGCTCGTGTCGTTCATGCGGGCCGAGTTCGTCGAAGGGCGCGGCTGGCTGACCGAGCGGCAGCTGCTGGATGCCATCGCGGCCGGGCAGGTGACGCCGGGCCCGCTCTTCAGCTCGGCAGCCTTCGCGGGCTACGTGATGGACGGGCTGCCGGGGGCGCTGGCGGCCTCGGCCGGGATCTTCCTGCCGTCGTTCCTGCTGGTGATGGCGGCCGCACCGCTCGTTCCGCGGCTGCGCTCCTGGCAGCCCGGCAACGCCTTCCTCGACGGGGTGAACGCGGCGGCCTGGGCGCTCATCCTGTTCGTGGGGGTCACCCTCGCTGGCGAGGTGCTCGACGGCTGGTTCACGTCGGTGCTGTTCGCGGCGGCGCTGGTGCTTGCCATCGGGACGCGGCTGAACACGGCGTGGCTTGTGCTCGGGGGCATCGCCTGCGGGCTGGCGTACACGGCAATCGGCTGAGCCGCCGGGCCGGGGTCAGCGCTCGTTGGCGCGCATCTTCCAGTAGTCGCTGAGGGCGGTGCGGATCACCTCGATGGCGCGTTCGCGGCCTTCGAAGGGGTCGACCACCACTTCCTTCTCTTCGAGCACCTTGTAGTCGATGAAGAACCGCTGGATCTCGGCGACGAGGTGCGGCGGCAGGTCTTCGAGCTTGCGGACGTGGCTGAAGGCGGGGTCGTGGGCGTGGACGCCGAGGATCTTTTCGTCGGCCTTGCCGCCGTCCCGCATGTGCATGACGCCGACGGGACGGACGTAGACGAGGGTCAGGGGGACGACCGGCTCCTGCCCAAGGACGAGGACATCGAGCGGGTCGCCGTCGTCGCAGAAGCTGCGGGGGATGAAGCCGTAGTTCGCCGGGTAGCGGACCGAGCTGGAGAGCACGCGGTCGAGCTTGAGGATGCCGCTCTTCTTTTCGAGCTCGTACTTGTTCTTGCTGCCGGCAGGAATTTCGATGACGACGGGGAGTTCGGTTTCGATCCGGTCGGGGTCGACGGCGATATCGTGCCAGGGGTGCATGGGCGCGCAGCTCGCAGTGGAGGGATGCCCCGAGTGTCGCACCGGGGGCTGCAGGGCGCGAGTGACGTGACAGGCACCGGTTGGAGCTGCGGGCGCGCCCGTCCACTGTGGCGGCATGACGACGATTGCTGACCTCCGCGCGCGCATGCGCATCGACCTGCAGGACCCCGACGGCGACCGGTGGAGCGACGCCGCGCTCGAACGGCACCTGCGCCGGGCCATTGCCGAACTCTCGCGGGCGGCCCCGCGGGAGGAGCGGGTGACGCTGGCGACATCGCCGGGGAGCCGGGAGCTGGACCTCTCGGGCATCGCCGGGCTGATCGGCGTTGACCGGGCGGAGTACCCGTCGGGCAGCGAGCCGCCGGCTTTCCGGCAGATCACGGTATACGGCGCGGTGCTCCGCCTGGAAGACGGGCCGCTGCCGGACGGCTCGCCGGCGCGGCTCTGGTGCCGGCTGGTGCACGAGGCCGACGCCAGCGGGTGCACGCTGCCGGCTGCGCTGGAGGACGTGGCGGTGCTGGGGGCGACGGCGTTTGCGGCGGCGGAGGCGGCGAGCGGCACGCTGGAGCAGCTGACGCTGAACCCGGGAACGGCGGCTGGCTACGCCTCGCTGGCGCGCGAGCGGGAGACGGCCTTCCGGCAGCTGCTGCGGGAGCTGGGCGGCCGGGGCCGGCTGCGGGCGGGGCGGGTGCGGGTGGAGGCGGCTGGCTAGCCCTTCCGCAGGTGGAGGAGCTCGCGCACGCCGAGGTCCTTCACTTCGTACACGCGGGTGGCGACCCCTTCGACGATGCCCGGGTCGTGGCTGGCGCAGAGGATGGTGCCGTCATACGCCTGGAGCGCCTCGAGCAGCTTCCGCCGGGTCGTCCGGTCGAGGTGGTTCGTCGGCTCGTCGAGGAGGAGCACGTTCGTGGGCTGGAGGAGGAACTTCGCCAGCGCCACCCGGCTCCGTTCGCCGCCGGAGAGCACCGCAATCGGCTTGAAGACGTCGTCGCCCTTGAAGAGGAACTGGCCGAGCACGGTCCGCAGGCGCACCTCCGGCTCGTGCGGCGCGACGGAGCGGACCTCTGCGAGCACGGTGCGGTCCATGGCGAGGGCCTCGTCCTGGTGCTGGTCGTAGTAGCCGAAGCGGGCGCGCTCGGCCCATTCGACGACCCCTTCGGTCGGGCGGATGAGCCCGGCGGCAATCTTCAGCAGGGTGCTCTTCCCGCTGCCGTTCGGCCCCACGAGCGCGACCTTCTGGCCCCGCTCGATGTGGAGGTTCACATCGACGAGGACGATGTGGTCGCCGTAGGCGTGGCTCACGTGCCTGAAGACGAGAACATCGCGCTCGGTGCGGCCGTGGGCGGCGATTTCGAAGTGGACCTCGGCATCCTTCTTCGGGCGCTCGATCCGCTCGATGCGGGCGAGCTGCTTTTCGCGTGATTGCACCTGGGCCGCCTTCGTGGCCTTTGCCCGGAACCGCTCGATGAACCGCTCCTGGCGGGCGATCTCCCGCTCCTGCCGGGCGGCGGCCTGGTCGAGCGCCTGGAGGCGGGCCGCCTTCTGCTTCTGGAAGGCGGTGTAGTTGCCGGTGTAGCTCTCGATGGTGCGGTCGCGGAGGTCGAGGATGCGCGTGGCGAAGCGGTCGAGAAACTCGGCGTCGTGGGTGACGACGAGGATGGCGGCGTTCCACTCCTTGAGCTCTTCGGCGAGCCAGTCGCGGGCGCGGGCATCGAGGTGGTTGGTCGGCTCATCGAGGAGGACGTTCTCCGGGCGGCGGACGAGGACTTTCGCGAGGGCGATGCGCATCTGCCAGCCGCCGGAGAACTCGCCGCAGCGCTTCTGCCAGTCGGCGGGTTCGAAGCCGAGGCCGTCGAGGACGCGGCCGATGCGGGCTTCGATGCGGTAGCCGTCGAGGGCGTCGAACTGTTCGAAGAGGCGGGCCTGCTCGTCGACGAGGGCATCGAGGTCGCCCTCGCCGGCTTCGATGGCGGCGGCGACGCGGGCGAGTTCGCGTTCGATGGCGGCGGCTTCGGGGAAGGCGCGCCAGAGCTCCTGGAGGAGGGTGTTGCCGTCGTCGAGGCCGGCTTCCTGGCGGAGGTAGCCGAGGTCGCCCCCGCGGTAGCCGGCGCGGCCGGCATCGGGCGCTTCGAGGCCGGCGATGAGGCGGAGGATGGTTGACTTGCCGGCGCCGTTCGGGCCGACGAGGCCGACGCGCTCGCCCTCGCTGACGACGAAGGAGACGTCACGGAGGATTTCGCGGCCTCCGAAGGCTTTGGAGACGGACTCGCAAAAGAGCATGGGGACAGGGCGAGGGTAGCAGAGGGAGCGGGGAGCGGGGAGCGGGGAGCGGGGAGCGGGGAACGGGGAGCGGGGAGCAGGGAACGGGGAGCGGGGAGCAGGGAACGGGGAGCGGGGAGCAGGGAACGGGGAGCGGGTGTGGCGGGTGCGTTCGTCCTGTCAAGCTCCAACCTCCAAGCTTCAAGCTCCAAGCTTCAAGCTCCAAGCTCCGGGCTCCAACCTTCCAACTCCTCCCTCCTCCCTCGGTGGGGAGGAAGGGAGGTGCGGGGCTCCCTCCTCCCTGGGGGCGGAACCGGGGCCGGGCGGGGCTCCCTCCTCCCTCCCGGGGGGCTATCATCCGCGGTGCAGCGCGGAGGTGACGTATGACTGGACGCCGGAGCTTCTGGGCCTGGGGGCTCGAAGCAGAGGAACCGACCAACGAGCAGCGGCAGCAGGCCGCAGCCCGGCTCTCGGCGCGGTACGGGGTGCCGGTCGAGGCGCCGCCGGTGCCCCGTATCGAGCAGGTGCAGCTCCGGCCGCCGCGCATCGCCCCGCCGGCGGCGCTGGCCGCCATCTGCACGACCGACACGCACGAGCGGGCCGCCCACCACTACGGCAAGAGCTTCCGCGACATCGTCCGGGCGTTCCGGTGCGAATTCCCGAACCCGCCCGACGTGGTCGCTTTCCCCCGGAGCGAGGCGGAGGTCGCGGCCGTGCTCGAGTGGTGCGCGGAGGCGAACGCGGCCGCGGTCCCCTACGGCGGCGGCTCGTCGGTGGTGGGCGGCGTCGAACCGCCGGCCGGCGACCGGCCGGTGGTGAGCATCGACCTGCGGGAGCTGAACCGCGTGCTGGAGGTGGACCCGGTGTCGCGGGCGGCGCGCATCCAGGCCGGCGTCCTCGGCCCGGCGCTGGAGGAGCAGCTCCGCCCCCACGGGCTGACGCTGCGGCACTTCCCCCAGAGCTTCGAGTGGTCGAGCCTCGGCGGCTGGATTGCGACCCGCTCGGGCGGGCACTACGCCACCAACCATACCCACATCGACGACTTCGTCGAATCGGTGCGGATGATCACGCCGCGGGGCCCGTGGGAGTCGCGGCGGCTGCCCGGCTCGGGTGCCGGGCCGACCCCCGACCGGCTGGTCATCGGCAGCGAGGGCACGCTCGGCATCATCACCGAGGCGTGGATGCGGCTGCAGGCCCGGCCGCGGTTCCGCGCCTCGGCGGGCATGCTGTTCGCCACCTGGGAAGCCGGGTACGAAGCCGCCCGGCGGGTCGTCCAGGCGAAGCTCTGGCCTGCGAACTGCCGGCTGCTCGACCCCGCCGAAGCCGAGGCCGCGGCGGGCGGCGACGGCCTGCACGCGCTGCTCATCCTCGCCTTCGAATCGGCGGAGGTGCCGCAGGGGCCGTTCCTGCAGGAGGCGGTGCGCATCATGCGGGAGTGCGGCGGGGAGGTCGATGCCGCCGGCATCCGCGTCTCCGACGGGAAGGACGACGGCGAGGTCGGGCGGCAGGGCGCCGTCGGCGCCTGGCGGAATGCGTTCATCCGGGCGCCGTACCAGCGGAACCTGACGGCCGGCACCGGCGTCGTGGGCGATACCTTCGAAACCGCGATTACGTGGGACCGCTGGCCCGAGTTCGACCGGCTCGTGCGCGAAAAGGTGGGCGCAGCGATCGCGGCCGCGGGCGGCGGGAGCCTGACCTGCCGGTTCACGCACGTCTACCCGGACGGGCCGGCGCCGTACTACACGTTCCAGGTGCTCGGCAAACCGGGCGGCGAGCTGGAGACCTGGGCTGCCATCAAACAGGCCGCGAGCGACGCCGTCATCGCCGGGGGCGGGACCATCACGCACCACCACGCCGTGGGGCGCGACCACATGCCCTGGTACCGCCAGCAGCGGCCGCCGCTCTTCGCCGAGGCGCTGCGCGCGGTGAAGGCGGCGCTCGACCCGCAGGGGCTGCTCAACCCCGGCATCCTGGTCGACTGAGCGGCGGGCGGCGCCGATTCGGCGGTGCTGTCTCGTTCGATGAGGAGCGCCTACGATCGGGGGCGATGAACGAACACGAGGCACGGCTCGCTGCGGCCCGCGAGGCGGCGCAGCAGCGCGAGATCGGGAGCTACGAGCGCCACATCTTCCTCTGCACCGGGCCGGATTGCTGCACGCCCGAGGAAGGGCAGCGCGCATGGGAACGGCTGAAGTCGCTGGCGGCGAAGGTGAACCGCACGCCCGGCGCGCCGAAGCTCTACCGGACAAAGGTCGGCTGCCTGCGCATCTGCGCGGCGGGGCCGACGGGCGTGGTCTACCCCGAGGGGACCTGGTACGCGTGCCTGACGCCGGAGAACCTGGAGCGGGTGGCGGCCGAGCACCTGGTCGGCGGGCGCGAGGTGGAGGAGCTGGTCATCGGGCGGAACCCGCTCGGGTGAGCCGGGGCCGCGGCCGATGCCGCGCGGCAGGCGCCCGGCGGTATACTCTCGGGGCTGCCCGCCCCGGGCATCCCTCCCCATGACCGAGGTCCGCACCGCCACGATACTCGTGAACCCCGCGGCCCGCGGGGTCGCGCGGCGGTTTGATGCTGCGCGGGCGGTCGGGCAGCTCGAGACGCGCGGCGTGGCGGTCCGGCTGGAGGTGCCCGGCTCGCCCGGGGAGGCGATCGCGGCGGCGCGGGCTGCGGCCGGGCGCGGCGACGACCTCTGCTTCGTGGTCGGCGGCGACGGCACGCTCCGGCTGGCGGCCGAAGGGCTCGCCGGGAGCGCGACCGCGCTGGCCGCCATCCCGGCCGGCACGGTGAACATCTGGGCGCGCGAGGCGGGCATCCCCCGGGAGGTGCCGGCCGCAATTGACGCCCACCTGGCCGGGCAGACGGCGGCAATGGACCTCGGCCGGGCCGACGGGCACGCCTTCCTGCTGATGGCCGGCATCGGCTGGGATGCCGAGATCGCCGCCGGGGTGAACCCGCGGCTGAAGCGCGCAGCGGGCGACATCGCCTACATCCTGAACGCGCTCGTCCACCTGCCGGCGCTGCGGACCCACCCGGCGCGCTGGCGGGCCGACGGCCGCGCCTTCCGCGAGCCGCTCGCCTGGATGGTCCTGGGGAACACGCGGCTGTACGGCGGCCGGGTCCACCTGACGCCCGGGGCGCGGGTCGACGACGGCCGGCTCGATATGGTCGCCTTCTGCCCGCACGGCCCTGGCGAAACGCTGGCGATGGCCGTCCGCGTGCTGGCGGGCCGGCGCGAGGGCCGGCACGTGGTCACCGGGCGGTACGCGGAGGTCGCGGTCGAGACCCCGGGGCTGCCGGTGCAGCTCGACGGTGACACCGTCGGCGCGACGCCGATGACCTTCCGGGTCGAGCCCGGCGCGCTGCGGGTGCGGGTGCCGGCGGGGCCGCTCCCTGCGCTCTGGGGCGGCAGCCCGGGCGGCGATGCGGCCCCTCACACTCCCCCGTTTTCGGGCAGGGGCGTAGGCTAGGCGGCATGAGCATCCGCGTGAAATGGTTCCCGACGCTGGTGAAGCGCACCCATTCGAAGCAGCCCGAGACGACGGTCGAGTGGCGCGAGGGGCTGACTCCGCTCGCAATCTTCACCGGCGAAGGCTTTTCGGAGGTTGACGCCGAGGCGGTGATGGTCATCGTGAACGACGCGCAGGCATCGATGACGACCGGCCTCCGTGACGGCGACCGGGTCGAGTTCCTCGTCAGCATCCAGGGCGGTTAGCCGCCGGCCGCTGCGCCGTCCGTGCCCTCGGGGGGCGCCACGGGAAGGAGGATGCGGAAGGTGCTGCCGCGGCCTTCCTCGCTCTCGGCGTCGAGCCAGCCGCCGTGGGCCCGGACGATGCTGAGCGAGGTCGAGAGGCCGAGGCCGGTCCCCTTGCCGATCCCTTTCGTCGTGAAGAAGGGGTCAAAGATCCTGCCGAGGATCTCGCGCGGGATGCCGGTGCCGGTATCAGCGACGGCAACCTCGTGGTAGAGACCGGGCAGGACACCCCGCCGCGCCCAGAGCGGGTCTTCGCCGATGCGGCGGGCGGTGCGCGTAATGCGGATGACGCCGCCTTCGGGCATGGCGTCGCGGGCGTTGAGGAGCAGGTTGAGGAGCACCTGCTGCAGGCTGCTGAACTCGCCGATGACCGTGTCGTCGCCGGGCTCGGAGCGGACGACAAGCTGGATGGCGGGCGTGAGGGTGCGGCGCACGAGGGCCGCGGTCTCGTCGAAGAGGCGGCCGAGGGAGACCCGCTCCCGGGCGGCGATGCCCGGCCGGCTGAACGAGAGGAGCTTCCGGACGAGGTCGGCCCCCCGCTGGCCGGCGAGCGAGGCGTCGTCGAGGTAGGCGCGGAGGGGGCTGTCGGCCGGGAGCTCCGTGCGGACGAGGTAGAGGTTGCCGAGGATGGTCGTCAGGAGGTTATTGAAGTCGTGGGCGATGCCGCCCGCGAGCACGCCGAGGCTCTCGAGCTTCTGGGCCTGGAGCAGCGCCAGCTCGGCCTTCCGCCGCTCGGCGGCGTCGCGGGCCGAGCCGATGATGCGCACGCAGCGGCCGGCTTCGTCGAAGATGGGGGTCAGGTGGGTGACCACCTCCAGCCGGTAGCCGGGCCGCTCGATGACGTTCTCGTACTCGATCGGGCCACCGGCGGCCTCGGCCTGGCGGTACCGCTCGATGGCGCGCTCCGCGGCTGCGGGCGGGAGGATCTCGTCGATGCGGCGGCCGACCAGCTCGCCGAGCGGGCGCTGCAGCATCTCGGCGGTGCGCTGGTTGGCGAGGCTGATCCGGTAGAGGCCCTCGCCCTCCTTCTCGGCGACCCAGATGGCGTCGCTCGTGCCTTCGACAACGGCGCGGTAGTTCGCCTCCGATTCGGCGAGGCGGCGCTCCTGTTCGCGCCGCCGGCTGAGGTCGCGCGACCAGCCGACGATCCGGCGGACGACGCCGTCGGGCCCCGGGACCGGGGTGAGCGTTGTCCCGACATCGAACGGGCGGCCGGCCCAGGTGCCGGCGAATTCGTACTCCACCGGCCTGCCGCTGGCGGCGGCCTGCCGGTAGTGCTCCTCCCGCTGGCGGGCGCCTTCGGGCGTCAGGTAGCCGGCAGCGGCCAGCTCGGCCGAGGTTTTCCCGAGGACGTCGGCCGGCTCGACGCCGGCCCCGCGGCAGTAGGCGCCGTTCACGAAGGCGAGGCGCCACTCGCCGGCGTCGTCGCGCTCGGCGATCCACATGGCGTCGCGGACCGATTCGACCACGACACGGTAGAGCGCCTCGACCTTCCGCTGCTCGGTGACATCGCGCACCCAGAGCTGGACCGCGGGCTCGCCACCGTAGACGGTCGGACCGGCGACGGTTTCGACGCGGATGACGGCGCCGTCGCAGCAGATGAACTCCTCTTCGGCCACCCCGACCGCTTCGCCGGCGGCGAGACGGCGCATCCGCTCGCGGACGAGGTCGTGGTACGCCGGGTGGACGAACTCCAGCACCGGGTGCCCGACGAGGTCGGAGGCGTCGCGGGCGTGCATCAGGCGCAGGGCTGCCGGGTTGGCGTAGACCACCACGCCCCGCTGGTGGATGGCGATGGCCTCGGGGTTCCCTTCGATGAGGCGGCGGAAGCGCTCCTCGCTCTCGCGGAGGGCGGCTTCGGCTGCGACCCGGCCGGTGATGTCGGTAACCGTGCCGATGTAGCCCACGCGCTGGCCGGCGGCGTCCTCCAGGGCGACCGCCTGGACGAGCACCCAGGCGACTTCGCCGCCGGGGCGAACGACCCGGTACTCCACGCGCAGGGGGCGGTCGGCTGCTATCGCCTGGCGGCTCGCCTCGATGACGCGCGGCCGGTCCTCGGGGTGGACGGCATCGAGGTGTCCGTAGCCGAGCGCCTGCTGAGGGGTCTGCCCGGTGAGCGCGCACCACCGACGGTTGACGCGGGTGCATGCGCCCTGCAGGTCGGCCTGGAAGAGGCCGTCCGGGAAGAGGTCGAGCGCGAACAGCGCATCGAGCCCGGCGTTGCCGGGATGCTCGTCGGTCATGACAGCGCGCCCTCCGCCAGCGCACTGCGTAGCGTAGCGTGATTCTCGCCAGCGCAGCTCGGGGAATTCCCTGAATTTTCCTGGTCAAAACCGGGATGACACTTCATCGCCGGCGGCGCGCACGCAGTTGCGGCCGGCGCGCTTCGCCTCGTAGAGGGCGAGGTCGGCCTCTTTGATCAGCCACTCGGGCGTCATCAGGGCATCGGCGCGGTAGGCCGAGACGCCGAAGGAGGCGGTGACGGGGATCTCCTGGCCTGCGGCCTCGATCGGCCGGGCGGCGAGGGCCGCGCGGACGCGCTCGGCGCTTTGGACGGCGCCCTCGAGCGGCGTCGACGGGAGGACGACGACGAACTCCTCGCCGCCGAAGCGGGCGAGGAGGTCAGCATCGCGGAGGTGGGCGCGCATCCGCTGGGCCACGCCGCGGAGCACTTCGTCGCCGACGAGGTGGCCGTAGGTGTCGTTGAGCTGCTTGAAGTGGTCGAGGTCGACGAGGAAGAGGCTGAGCGGGGTGCCGTAGCGGGCGGCGAGGCGGAAGTGCTCTTCGAGGAATTCGTGGAAGTGGCGGCGGTTCGCCACGCCGGTGAGGACGTCGGTGGAGGCCTGCTGGATGAGCTGCTCGCGCTCGGCCTGGAGGGCGGCGTTTTCGCGCTCCGACTCGATGGTCAGGCGAAGGAGCGCTTCGTTGGCGCGGGCGAGCACCTCCTCGGGTTCGAGGCTGCTGGACGGGATATCGAGGGTGGCGCCGAGGGCGGCCCCGCTGGCGAGCCCGTCGGCAACCAGCTCCTCGGCGGCCTCGGGCGGCAGGCCGAGCCGCTGGCAGGCGGTCCGGAGCTGGCCGAGCCGTTCGCCGGGGTGCTCGCCGAGGATGACATCGGCCCCGGCGCAGCCGGCGTGGACACACATCACGAGCTGGGCCGTTTCGAGCGGGGCCGCGTCGGGGTCGGCGGCGTGGCGGATGGCATCGACGAGGGCAGCCGGCAGGTTCCAGCGCTCGGCAAGGCTCGCCCCGACGCGGCTGTGGTCGACGCCGAACCGTTCGAACTCGCGGGCGCGGAGGAGGTCGACGTCGCGCCCGGCCTCGCTGGCGAGAGCGCGGTAGTCATCGCCGAGGGCGGATTCGAGCGCGATGACGCCGAGGAGGTGGAAGAGGCCGCCGAGGAACGCCTCGTCTGCGGTGCGGAGACCGGCGCGGACGGCGACGCCGCGCGCGACGACGCCGGCGTAGAGGCTCCGCTGCCAGAGCCAGGTGTGGTCGAAGCCGGCGCCCTGGCGGGCACGCAGGTCGGTGACGAGGGTGAAACCGAGGGCGAGCGTCTTGACGGTGCGCAGGCCGAGGATGAGGACGGCATCGCGCACGCGGGAGATGGAGCGCGGGCGGCCGTAGAAGCCGGAGTTGGCCATGCGGAGGACGCGGGCGGCGAGCGCGGGGTCGCGCTCGATCATGGCGCCGAGTTCGTCGAGGGAGACGTCGGGGCGCTGGACCAGCTCGATGACGCGGACCGCCACCGCGGGGATGGTGGGCAGCCGTTCGGACTGCATGATGCGCTCGAGCGGGGAGGGCGGCATGGCGGCGCGGGCTCCTGTCCGAAGCGTAGCGGAGCCGCGGGGGCTCCGACGTGGGTATCGGCACGCGGGCGGCCGCTCGCGAGGGATTTCCGGCCAAAAATCGGGAAGAGCCCGTAAGGGGGAAGCGGCCCGCTATACTGGGAGTCCCGGCTGGCAATACTCCTGGGGCAACGGGAGAGCGACGATGAAGTATGGCCAAAAATCGTTCGGTGTTCCGCTGTTCAGTGTCCACGTGAACGCCCTGGTCGACGCGTGGGGCAACTGCACGCCGGCCGTCCGCGTGCGGTGGTTTTGACGGAGAGAGTTGGATGTGGGACCTCCGCCGATGGCTCACGCCTCTGCCCCCGACGCCAGGGCAACTGGCCCGGTTTGGGACTGCCGTCTTTTTCGCCTACGTCCTCCTTCTCACCGGCATGGACGGCATCGACAGGCTCTTTGGCGGCGACGGCTGGTTCACCGCCCCCGCGGGTGACGATGCCTCGCTCTTCGCCAATTTGGCGGCGCGGCTCGCCATCGCGGGCCTCACGGTCCTGAGCGGAACGCTCCTGGGCTGGCTCATCGGCTTCCTCCTCCTGCTCGCTCGAAAGCTCGAGGCGGAGCTCCTCAAGCGGGCCTGAGCCCCGCTTCGGCCGGGCGGACCCCGGGCCGGGGCCCGCGCGGCCGTTGCGCGCCCGGCGGTGCTGCCGCAGGCTCCCGGTACAACCACCTCGACAGGAGCCTCCCCTGTATGGCCAGCGTCGAACCGCCCCCCGGGGCCCTCACCGGCAATCGCCGCCACCGCCGCATCGCCTACCGGTGCGCGTTCACCGAGCCGCTCGCCCACACCGGCGCGCCCTACCTCGTGGAGGGCATCTACCGGGACCCGGAGGGCGAGCGGATCGGTCCCGTCTTCACCAACGAGGACCCGCCGGAGGAGTTCCTCGTCCTCCCCGATGAGGAGATCCCCCTCGTCCACGTGGAGGCGGCCCTCGATGCCGACCACCGCGTCGCGAGCGACGAGCAGGTCGTCGGGCTGCTGTTCGACCCGCAGGAGCAGGTGCCCCCGGGCGTCGAAGAGAACGGCGAGCGGTGGGACAACGGCGAGCTGGTGGTCTACACGTTCGAATCCGACGACGAGGCGCTCGAGGCGCAGTACTGAGCCGTGAGCGCGCTACCAGGCGGCGATGACCACGGCATCGGCCGGGTGATGGTGGTCGCCGGTTTCGACGAGGACGCGCCGGCCGGGCGTCAGCTCGGCGGCGGGGAGGGCGCGGCTCACGGCGACCCCGGCCACGAGCGCGGTCGGCGAGCCGTCGAGGCGGAGGGCGGCCGTCCAGGTGGCGGCATCGAAGGCGAGCAGGCGGCCGCGGCGGAGGGCCATCACCCCGCCTCCCCGAGCGCGAGCCGGCTCTCGAACGCGAGCCCGGCGCGGTAGCTGATGTCGATGCCGAGGACGCGGTACGCTGCGGGCGCCGGGCCGGCGAGCGGGTGGGCGCAGGTCACGACGTCGTACAGCTGCAGCCCGGCGTGGAACGGGATGCGCGCCCGCGCGAGGACCGGGCCGCGGCGCAGCCGGGCGAGCAGCCGCTCCGCGAAGGCGGCGGCCAGCGGATCGCTCGCCGCTCCGAGTTCGCGGCGGAGGATGAGCGCGGGGCCGTCGCGGAGGAGGTCGGCGCCGCGGTACGCCTCGGCGACGCGGCCGTCGCCCTGGACCCGGACCCAGGCGGGGAGCGCCCGGGCC
It encodes:
- the chrA gene encoding chromate efflux transporter, with translation MARYFLRLGCIAFGGPAAHVAIMRRELVDERRWLSDREFLDMLGVTNLIPGPNSTEMTMHLGYRRAGLAGLWAGGLLFLLPAVVIVTVLAWAYVRYGSTPAGEGVLLGAQPVVLAIILQAAWGLTGAAFRGLESFGVVVGVLLLALAGVSEVVLVLGAGVFTALLWWFIRLLARSSRRSLPELPRAGQHPWALPRPRRGRSDRQRAWLPLAPAGPAAVSAAAGAAGATTAGIFLGFLKIGAVLYGSGYVLVSFMRAEFVEGRGWLTERQLLDAIAAGQVTPGPLFSSAAFAGYVMDGLPGALAASAGIFLPSFLLVMAAAPLVPRLRSWQPGNAFLDGVNAAAWALILFVGVTLAGEVLDGWFTSVLFAAALVLAIGTRLNTAWLVLGGIACGLAYTAIG
- a CDS encoding inorganic diphosphatase, translated to MHPWHDIAVDPDRIETELPVVIEIPAGSKNKYELEKKSGILKLDRVLSSSVRYPANYGFIPRSFCDDGDPLDVLVLGQEPVVPLTLVYVRPVGVMHMRDGGKADEKILGVHAHDPAFSHVRKLEDLPPHLVAEIQRFFIDYKVLEEKEVVVDPFEGRERAIEVIRTALSDYWKMRANER
- a CDS encoding phage adaptor protein, which translates into the protein MTTIADLRARMRIDLQDPDGDRWSDAALERHLRRAIAELSRAAPREERVTLATSPGSRELDLSGIAGLIGVDRAEYPSGSEPPAFRQITVYGAVLRLEDGPLPDGSPARLWCRLVHEADASGCTLPAALEDVAVLGATAFAAAEAASGTLEQLTLNPGTAAGYASLARERETAFRQLLRELGGRGRLRAGRVRVEAAG
- a CDS encoding ABC-F family ATP-binding cassette domain-containing protein yields the protein MLFCESVSKAFGGREILRDVSFVVSEGERVGLVGPNGAGKSTILRLIAGLEAPDAGRAGYRGGDLGYLRQEAGLDDGNTLLQELWRAFPEAAAIERELARVAAAIEAGEGDLDALVDEQARLFEQFDALDGYRIEARIGRVLDGLGFEPADWQKRCGEFSGGWQMRIALAKVLVRRPENVLLDEPTNHLDARARDWLAEELKEWNAAILVVTHDAEFLDRFATRILDLRDRTIESYTGNYTAFQKQKAARLQALDQAAARQEREIARQERFIERFRAKATKAAQVQSREKQLARIERIERPKKDAEVHFEIAAHGRTERDVLVFRHVSHAYGDHIVLVDVNLHIERGQKVALVGPNGSGKSTLLKIAAGLIRPTEGVVEWAERARFGYYDQHQDEALAMDRTVLAEVRSVAPHEPEVRLRTVLGQFLFKGDDVFKPIAVLSGGERSRVALAKFLLQPTNVLLLDEPTNHLDRTTRRKLLEALQAYDGTILCASHDPGIVEGVATRVYEVKDLGVRELLHLRKG
- a CDS encoding FAD-binding oxidoreductase, with product MTGRRSFWAWGLEAEEPTNEQRQQAAARLSARYGVPVEAPPVPRIEQVQLRPPRIAPPAALAAICTTDTHERAAHHYGKSFRDIVRAFRCEFPNPPDVVAFPRSEAEVAAVLEWCAEANAAAVPYGGGSSVVGGVEPPAGDRPVVSIDLRELNRVLEVDPVSRAARIQAGVLGPALEEQLRPHGLTLRHFPQSFEWSSLGGWIATRSGGHYATNHTHIDDFVESVRMITPRGPWESRRLPGSGAGPTPDRLVIGSEGTLGIITEAWMRLQARPRFRASAGMLFATWEAGYEAARRVVQAKLWPANCRLLDPAEAEAAAGGDGLHALLILAFESAEVPQGPFLQEAVRIMRECGGEVDAAGIRVSDGKDDGEVGRQGAVGAWRNAFIRAPYQRNLTAGTGVVGDTFETAITWDRWPEFDRLVREKVGAAIAAAGGGSLTCRFTHVYPDGPAPYYTFQVLGKPGGELETWAAIKQAASDAVIAGGGTITHHHAVGRDHMPWYRQQRPPLFAEALRAVKAALDPQGLLNPGILVD
- a CDS encoding (2Fe-2S) ferredoxin domain-containing protein; protein product: MNEHEARLAAAREAAQQREIGSYERHIFLCTGPDCCTPEEGQRAWERLKSLAAKVNRTPGAPKLYRTKVGCLRICAAGPTGVVYPEGTWYACLTPENLERVAAEHLVGGREVEELVIGRNPLG
- a CDS encoding diacylglycerol/lipid kinase family protein, whose translation is MTEVRTATILVNPAARGVARRFDAARAVGQLETRGVAVRLEVPGSPGEAIAAARAAAGRGDDLCFVVGGDGTLRLAAEGLAGSATALAAIPAGTVNIWAREAGIPREVPAAIDAHLAGQTAAMDLGRADGHAFLLMAGIGWDAEIAAGVNPRLKRAAGDIAYILNALVHLPALRTHPARWRADGRAFREPLAWMVLGNTRLYGGRVHLTPGARVDDGRLDMVAFCPHGPGETLAMAVRVLAGRREGRHVVTGRYAEVAVETPGLPVQLDGDTVGATPMTFRVEPGALRVRVPAGPLPALWGGSPGGDAAPHTPPFSGRGVG
- a CDS encoding MoaD/ThiS family protein — translated: MSIRVKWFPTLVKRTHSKQPETTVEWREGLTPLAIFTGEGFSEVDAEAVMVIVNDAQASMTTGLRDGDRVEFLVSIQGG